The following are encoded together in the Salvia hispanica cultivar TCC Black 2014 chromosome 6, UniMelb_Shisp_WGS_1.0, whole genome shotgun sequence genome:
- the LOC125191884 gene encoding PTI1-like tyrosine-protein kinase At3g15890 gives MGSSVSCCGNDKVEEGLTLGGGGENVNQWRIFTYKELHTATNGFSDDYKLGEGGFGSVYWGRTSDGLQIAVKKLKSMNSKAEMEFAVEVEVLGRVRHKNLLGLRGYCAGNDQRLIVYDYMPNLSLLSHLHGQFAGEVQLDWKKRMKVAMGSAEGILYLHHEVTPHIIHRDIKASNVLLDSNFDPLVADFGFAKLIPEGVSHMTTRVKGTLGYLAPEYAMWGKVSESCDVYSFGILLLEIVTGRKPIQKLPGGVKRTITEWAEPHISKGQFKDLADPKLRGNFDERQLIQAINVAALCVQSEPEKRPTMKEVVHLLSTAAPVAARIKSVKYSDDLMARDQDDEDDGDGRNGYEDESSVYGVFGALEAQKMEAPFRRYGERR, from the exons ATGGGATCATCCGTCAGTTGCTGCGGTAATGATAAAGTTGAAGAAGG tTTGACGTTGGGAGGAGGAGGCGAGAACGTCAATCAATGGAGAATTTTCACCTACAAGGAGCTGCATACGGCCACCAACGGCTTCAGCGACGACTACAAGCTTGGCGAAGGCGGTTTTGGGAGTGTTTATTGGGGCCGAACCTCCGATGGCCTTCAG ATTGCGGTGAAGAAGTTGAAGTCGATGAATTCCAAGGCGGAGATGGAGTTTgcggtggaggtggaggtgcTGGGAAGAGTGAGGCACAAGAATCTGCTAGGGCTCAGAGGGTATTGCGCGGGAAACGACCAGCGCCTCATCGTCTATGACTACATGCCTAATCTTAGCTTGCTCTCACATTTACACGGCCAGTTCGCCGGTGAAGTCCAGCTTGATTGGAAAAAGAGAATGAAAGTCGCAATGGGGTCGGCCGAGGGCATATT GTACCTGCACCATGAAGTGACGCCGCACATAATCCACAGAGACATAAAGGCGAGCAACGTGCTGCTGGATTCGAACTTCGACCCGCTGGTGGCCGATTTTGGGTTCGCGAAACTGATACCCGAGGGGGTGAGCCACATGACGACGCGGGTGAAGGGGACGCTAGGTTACCTGGCGCCAGAGTACGCCATGTGGGGGAAAGTGTCGGAGAGCTGCGATGTGTACAGTTTCGGAATCCTTCTACTGGAGATCGTGACCGGGAGGAAGCCAATCCAGAAGCTTCCGGGCGGCGTCAAGCGGACCATCACCGAGTGGGCCGAGCCGCACATAAGCAAAGGCCAGTTTAAGGATCTTGCGGACCCGAAGCTACGTGGGAATTTCGACGAGAGGCAGCTCATTCAGGCGATTAATGTGGCGGCGCTGTGCGTGCAGAGTGAGCCGGAGAAGCGGCCGACGATGAAGGAGGTGGTGCATCTCCTGAGTACCGCGGCGCCTGTGGCTGCGCGGATCAAGAGCGTTAAGTATTCTGATGATTTGATGGCTCGTGATCaggatgatgaagatgatggtGATGGGAGGAATGGATATGAGGATGAGAGCAGCGTCTACGGCGTTTTCGGGGCGTTGGAGGCGCAGAAGATGGAGGCTCCCTTCCGGCGCTACGGGGAGAGGCGATGA